The following proteins are encoded in a genomic region of Pseudoxanthomonas suwonensis 11-1:
- a CDS encoding ParA family protein has product MRVWAIANQKGGVGKTTTTLALGRGLASRGNRVLLVDLDPHASLTRTFGVAPEPPPEGVMELFGTPPRDLASLARASAVERLDYVCAQPALATLERRSANQPGLGLALSQALARHAGQHDYVLLDCAPTLGLLMINALAAADRVIIPTQAEPLALHGLAGMRRTAEMVERSRRRPMPVSVLPTLYDRRTRAGQEALKRMQEEHGERVWDDAIPVDTRICNTELLVQPGDDAAYPGRALSTYRRALDWILASDAQALEQAA; this is encoded by the coding sequence ATGCGCGTGTGGGCGATCGCCAACCAGAAGGGCGGCGTGGGCAAGACCACCACCACCCTGGCCCTGGGCCGCGGCTTGGCGTCGCGCGGCAACCGCGTGCTGCTGGTCGACCTGGACCCGCATGCCTCCCTGACTCGCACCTTCGGCGTGGCGCCCGAGCCGCCGCCGGAAGGCGTCATGGAACTGTTCGGCACCCCGCCGCGCGACCTGGCCAGCCTGGCCCGCGCCAGCGCGGTCGAGCGCCTTGACTACGTCTGCGCCCAGCCGGCGCTGGCTACCCTGGAGCGCCGCAGCGCCAACCAGCCCGGCCTCGGCCTGGCCCTGTCGCAGGCGCTGGCGCGCCACGCCGGCCAGCACGACTACGTGCTGCTGGACTGCGCGCCCACCCTGGGCCTGCTGATGATCAACGCGCTGGCCGCCGCCGACCGGGTGATCATCCCGACCCAGGCCGAGCCGCTGGCCCTGCACGGCCTGGCCGGCATGCGCCGCACCGCGGAGATGGTCGAACGCTCGCGCCGCCGGCCGATGCCGGTGTCGGTGCTGCCGACCCTGTACGACCGCCGCACCCGCGCCGGCCAGGAAGCGCTCAAGCGGATGCAGGAAGAGCACGGCGAGCGGGTGTGGGACGACGCGATCCCGGTCGACACCCGCATCTGCAACACCGAGCTGCTGGTGCAGCCCGGCGACGACGCGGCCTATCCGGGCCGTGCGCTGTCGACCTACCGCCGCGCGCTGGACTGGATCCTCGCCAGCGACGCCCAGGCCCTGGAACAGGCGGCATGA
- the motD gene encoding flagellar motor protein MotD, translating into MARRKKHEEHGNHEAWAIPYADLMTLLLAFFVVMYAISTLNEGKYRVLADALTAAFGGAPRTINPVQVGNHQLQGADFDRPSPIQSGARSGPSAPSPAPNPTLLPALASHMRTGVPVDVSDRATVQRAQRQLGTIAARLEEALSPLVDARLITVRRAELWLEVEINSDILFDTGSASLDASARQVLSRLADVLRDTPNPVRVEGYTDDRPINTVQFPSNWELSAARAASVVHLFSANGVAPERLAMVGYGEHRPRADNLTEEGRNRNRRVVLIVLAAPGAPGTESGDPPVDGIAVKSEAPRPIANGVADGPAAAATAPAGAAD; encoded by the coding sequence ATGGCACGCAGGAAGAAGCACGAGGAACACGGCAACCACGAGGCCTGGGCGATCCCCTACGCCGACCTGATGACGCTGCTGCTGGCGTTCTTCGTGGTGATGTACGCGATCTCGACCCTCAACGAGGGCAAGTACCGGGTGCTGGCCGACGCCCTGACCGCGGCCTTCGGCGGCGCGCCGCGCACGATCAACCCGGTGCAGGTGGGCAACCACCAGCTGCAGGGCGCGGATTTCGACCGGCCCTCGCCGATCCAGTCCGGCGCCCGCAGTGGTCCGTCCGCGCCCTCGCCCGCGCCCAACCCCACCCTGCTGCCGGCCCTGGCCTCGCACATGCGCACCGGCGTGCCGGTGGACGTGTCCGACCGCGCCACCGTGCAGCGCGCCCAGCGCCAGCTCGGCACGATCGCCGCGCGGCTCGAGGAGGCGCTGTCTCCGCTGGTCGACGCACGCCTGATCACCGTCCGCCGCGCCGAGCTGTGGCTGGAAGTGGAGATCAACAGCGACATCCTGTTCGACACCGGCTCGGCCTCGCTGGACGCCTCCGCGCGCCAGGTGCTCTCGCGCCTGGCCGACGTGCTGCGCGACACGCCCAACCCGGTGCGGGTCGAGGGCTATACCGACGACCGCCCGATCAACACCGTGCAGTTCCCGTCCAACTGGGAACTGTCGGCAGCACGCGCCGCCAGCGTGGTGCACCTGTTCTCGGCCAATGGCGTCGCCCCGGAGCGGCTGGCCATGGTCGGCTACGGCGAGCACCGCCCGCGCGCCGACAACCTCACCGAGGAAGGCCGCAACCGCAACCGCCGGGTGGTGCTGATCGTGCTGGCCGCACCGGGTGCGCCCGGAACCGAATCCGGCGACCCGCCGGTGGACGGCATCGCGGTCAAGAGCGAGGCGCCGCGGCCGATAGCAAACGGAGTGGCCGACGGCCCGGCAGCCGCCGCAACGGCACCGGCCGGCGCCGCGGATTGA
- a CDS encoding flagellar motor protein → MDILSLIGLLLAIIALVGGAILKGAGLGSLWSSAAFVIVILGTLAAIFVHTPPAVFKRALGIAGWILRPPAADRAALMAQILEWSNIARRQGLLGLEQQVGEQEDPFLKKGLQMLVDGVEPEQIRHMMEIDLESQESQELAAAKVFEGMGVYAPTLGIVGAVFGLIAVMKNLADPSKLGHGIAAAFTATIYGIASANLFFLPIANKLKAVIGRRTGEREMIIEGLIAIAQGENPRNIESRLAGFLH, encoded by the coding sequence ATGGATATCCTCAGCCTCATCGGTCTACTCCTGGCGATCATCGCCCTGGTCGGCGGCGCCATCCTCAAGGGTGCCGGCCTCGGCTCGCTGTGGTCCTCGGCGGCTTTCGTGATCGTGATCCTGGGCACCCTCGCCGCGATCTTCGTGCACACCCCGCCGGCGGTGTTCAAGCGCGCCCTGGGCATCGCCGGCTGGATCCTGCGCCCGCCGGCCGCCGACCGCGCCGCGCTGATGGCGCAGATCCTGGAATGGAGCAACATCGCCCGCCGCCAGGGCCTGCTGGGCCTGGAGCAGCAGGTCGGCGAGCAGGAGGATCCGTTCCTGAAGAAGGGGCTGCAGATGCTGGTCGACGGCGTGGAGCCGGAACAGATCCGGCACATGATGGAGATCGACCTGGAGAGCCAGGAGAGCCAGGAACTGGCCGCGGCCAAGGTGTTCGAGGGCATGGGCGTGTACGCCCCGACCCTGGGCATCGTCGGCGCCGTGTTCGGCCTGATCGCGGTGATGAAGAACCTGGCCGACCCGAGCAAGCTCGGCCATGGCATCGCCGCGGCGTTCACCGCGACCATCTACGGCATCGCCTCGGCCAACCTGTTCTTCCTGCCGATCGCCAACAAGCTCAAGGCGGTGATCGGCCGCCGCACCGGCGAGCGGGAGATGATCATCGAGGGGCTGATCGCGATCGCGCAGGGCGAGAACCCGCGCAACATCGAATCCAGGCTCGCCGGCTTCCTGCACTGA
- a CDS encoding chemotaxis protein CheA, with product MSGVTPEIAADFIVEAQEILDRLGEQLVELERAPGDAEQLNAVFRGFHTLKGGAGFLGIQPMVELCHAAEETLGAARSGQAVLDPLHFDAAQRSLDWLQAMLDAVAAGTEPEHAPPELIAQFALTAAAPAPAPVQAAPVPAASAATGSDDLITDDEFEALLDQLHGAAAPGASALAAKPTPAPAASDEISEDEFEALLDQLHGKAAPGANPVPAAAPAAATAVATPPRAPARPAPKAAPAAPPHRAGQGEAEHTVRVDTRRLDAIVNLIGELVLARNRLKTLRTRLRDDELDRAVASLDVATARLQSAVMRTRMQPVGKVFSRFPKVARDVARSLSKEVELEMVGAETELDRNLVEALADPLVHLVRNGIDHGVEAPETREASGKPRVGRLRLAAQQEGDYVTIEVQDDGAGIDPERLRAKAREKGLIDPEAAARLGADECLQLVFLPGFSTKTQVTDISGRGVGMDVVQSRIRELGGQIQIQSELGRGTRFLIRVPLTLAILPTLLVQAGDAVYALPLARVQEVLHARPGALGWFDGRPVLDRQSHTLPLLDLRRWLGLEPLSGNSALTVVVLQMGDARFGLIVDQVRGREEVVIKPLPRALRGLPGYAGATLIGDGRLALILDVDGLRAATT from the coding sequence ATGAGCGGGGTGACGCCGGAAATCGCCGCCGACTTCATCGTCGAAGCCCAGGAGATCCTGGACCGCCTCGGCGAGCAGCTGGTGGAACTGGAACGCGCGCCGGGCGACGCCGAGCAGCTCAACGCCGTGTTCCGCGGCTTCCACACCCTCAAGGGCGGTGCCGGCTTCCTCGGCATCCAGCCGATGGTCGAGCTGTGCCATGCCGCCGAGGAAACCCTGGGCGCGGCGCGCTCGGGCCAGGCGGTTCTGGATCCGCTGCACTTCGACGCCGCCCAGCGCTCGCTGGACTGGCTGCAGGCCATGCTCGACGCGGTCGCCGCCGGCACCGAACCCGAGCATGCCCCGCCGGAACTGATCGCCCAGTTCGCGCTCACCGCCGCCGCGCCCGCGCCGGCGCCGGTGCAGGCCGCGCCGGTCCCGGCCGCCTCCGCGGCCACCGGCAGCGACGACCTCATCACCGACGACGAGTTCGAGGCCCTGCTCGACCAGCTGCACGGCGCTGCCGCACCCGGCGCCAGCGCCCTGGCAGCCAAGCCCACGCCCGCGCCCGCCGCCAGCGACGAGATCAGCGAGGATGAATTCGAGGCGCTGCTGGACCAGCTGCACGGCAAGGCCGCGCCTGGCGCCAATCCAGTGCCCGCGGCGGCACCGGCTGCCGCGACCGCGGTCGCCACCCCGCCGCGCGCGCCGGCCCGGCCGGCGCCGAAGGCCGCGCCTGCCGCCCCGCCGCACCGTGCCGGCCAGGGCGAGGCCGAGCACACCGTGCGCGTGGACACCCGCCGCCTGGACGCGATCGTCAACCTGATCGGCGAACTGGTGCTGGCGCGCAACCGGCTCAAGACCCTGCGCACCCGCCTGCGCGACGACGAGCTCGACCGCGCCGTGGCCAGCCTCGACGTGGCCACCGCGCGCCTGCAGTCGGCGGTCATGCGCACCCGCATGCAGCCGGTGGGCAAGGTATTCTCGCGCTTCCCCAAGGTCGCCCGCGACGTCGCCCGCTCCCTGTCCAAGGAAGTGGAGCTGGAGATGGTCGGCGCCGAGACCGAACTGGACCGCAACCTGGTCGAGGCCCTGGCCGATCCGCTGGTGCACCTGGTGCGCAACGGCATCGACCACGGCGTCGAGGCGCCGGAGACGCGCGAGGCTTCCGGCAAGCCGCGCGTGGGCCGGCTGCGCCTGGCCGCGCAGCAGGAAGGCGACTACGTCACCATCGAAGTCCAGGACGACGGCGCCGGCATCGATCCGGAACGCCTGCGCGCCAAGGCGCGCGAGAAGGGGCTGATCGACCCCGAGGCCGCGGCGCGCCTGGGTGCTGACGAGTGCCTGCAGCTGGTGTTCCTGCCCGGCTTCTCGACCAAGACCCAAGTCACCGACATCTCCGGCCGCGGCGTCGGCATGGACGTCGTGCAGTCGCGCATCCGCGAGCTGGGCGGGCAGATCCAGATCCAGTCCGAGCTCGGCCGCGGCACCCGCTTCCTGATCCGCGTGCCGCTGACCCTCGCCATCCTGCCCACCCTGCTGGTCCAGGCCGGCGATGCCGTGTACGCGCTGCCGCTGGCGCGCGTGCAGGAAGTGCTGCACGCCAGGCCCGGGGCGCTGGGCTGGTTCGACGGCCGTCCGGTGCTGGACCGCCAGAGCCACACCCTGCCCCTGCTCGACCTGCGCCGCTGGCTGGGCCTGGAGCCGCTGTCCGGCAACAGCGCGCTGACGGTGGTGGTGCTGCAGATGGGCGATGCCCGCTTCGGCCTGATCGTCGACCAGGTGCGCGGCCGCGAGGAGGTGGTGATCAAGCCGCTGCCGCGCGCACTGCGCGGGCTGCCCGGCTATGCCGGCGCGACCCTGATCGGCGACGGCCGGCTGGCGCTGATCCTGGACGTGGACGGACTGCGCGCGGCCACCACCTGA
- a CDS encoding protein phosphatase CheZ → MNTTASPERTALVQRLHDALEALERGDESALRNEIDALAAARTRPLVQGLGRLARELSQALGELPQLPAEATEASGVELDDACARLDHVIDMTEQATHRTLDLADECRALVEGLRAEGVSDGQDQVLDRIRSNLTEIALTQSYQDITGQIIKRVAGIVRRVHEGFGELGLPPRGESREPALAGPAVAGIDRHAVSQVDADALLADLGL, encoded by the coding sequence ATGAACACCACCGCCTCCCCGGAGCGCACCGCCCTGGTGCAGCGCCTGCACGACGCACTGGAGGCGCTCGAGCGCGGCGACGAGAGCGCGCTGCGCAACGAGATCGACGCCCTCGCCGCGGCCCGCACCCGGCCGCTGGTGCAGGGCCTGGGCCGGCTGGCGCGCGAACTCAGCCAGGCCCTGGGCGAACTGCCGCAGCTGCCGGCCGAGGCCACCGAGGCCAGCGGCGTGGAGCTGGACGACGCCTGCGCGCGCCTGGACCACGTCATCGACATGACCGAGCAGGCCACCCACCGCACCCTGGACCTGGCCGACGAGTGCCGCGCCCTGGTCGAGGGCCTGCGCGCCGAGGGCGTGTCCGACGGCCAGGACCAGGTCCTGGACCGCATCCGCAGCAACCTCACCGAGATCGCCCTGACCCAGAGCTACCAGGACATCACCGGGCAGATCATCAAGCGCGTGGCCGGCATCGTCCGCCGCGTGCACGAAGGCTTCGGCGAACTCGGCCTGCCGCCGCGCGGCGAATCGCGCGAGCCGGCGCTGGCCGGTCCGGCCGTGGCCGGCATCGATCGCCACGCGGTGTCGCAGGTCGACGCCGACGCCCTCCTGGCCGACCTGGGGCTGTAA
- the cheY gene encoding chemotaxis response regulator CheY: MNKNMRILIVDDFSTMRRIVKNLLNDLGYSNTAEADDGHTALAALRAQPFDFVVTDWNMPGMTGIELLRNIRADARLKTLPVLMVTAEAKREQILEAAQAGVNGYIIKPFTAQTLEEKLNKIFERLAATA; this comes from the coding sequence GTGAACAAGAACATGCGGATCCTGATCGTGGACGACTTCTCGACGATGCGTCGCATCGTCAAGAACCTGCTCAACGATCTGGGCTACAGCAACACCGCCGAGGCCGACGACGGCCACACCGCCCTGGCGGCGCTGCGGGCGCAGCCGTTCGACTTCGTCGTGACCGACTGGAACATGCCGGGCATGACCGGCATCGAGCTGCTGCGCAACATCCGCGCCGACGCCCGGCTCAAGACCCTGCCGGTGCTGATGGTCACCGCCGAGGCCAAGCGCGAGCAGATCCTCGAGGCCGCCCAGGCCGGCGTGAACGGCTACATCATCAAGCCCTTCACCGCCCAGACCCTGGAGGAGAAGCTCAACAAGATCTTCGAGCGCCTGGCGGCCACCGCATGA
- a CDS encoding RNA polymerase sigma factor FliA — protein sequence MNAVAEYRAVQQRASSDDAVVRHADLVRRIAHHLAARLPASVEVDDLIQAGMIGLIEASRSYDPEQGASFETYASIRIRGSMIDEIRRGDWVPRSVHRRARDAAAAVREIEQATGRAAAPQEVAAKLDMPLPEYLRLLEDASRGQVLSLDSHVEDHGDVQVNSNSPTPQQVLERGDFGRELATAISGLPEREQLVLSLYYEQELNLKEIGAVLGVSESRVCQIHGQAVLRLRGRLSQYESRDAGLEDD from the coding sequence ATGAACGCCGTTGCCGAATACCGCGCGGTCCAGCAGCGCGCCAGCAGCGACGACGCGGTGGTCCGCCACGCCGACCTGGTGCGGCGCATCGCCCACCACCTGGCCGCGCGCCTGCCGGCCAGCGTCGAGGTCGACGACCTGATCCAGGCCGGCATGATCGGCCTGATCGAGGCCAGCCGCAGCTACGACCCCGAACAGGGCGCCTCGTTCGAGACCTACGCCTCGATCCGCATCCGCGGCTCGATGATCGACGAGATCCGCCGTGGCGACTGGGTGCCGCGCTCGGTCCACCGCCGCGCCCGCGACGCCGCCGCCGCGGTACGCGAGATCGAGCAGGCCACCGGCCGCGCCGCCGCCCCGCAGGAAGTGGCGGCCAAGCTGGACATGCCGTTGCCGGAATACCTGCGCCTGCTCGAGGACGCCTCGCGCGGCCAGGTGCTGAGCCTGGACTCGCACGTGGAGGACCACGGCGACGTGCAGGTCAACAGCAACAGCCCGACCCCGCAGCAGGTGCTGGAGCGCGGCGACTTCGGCCGCGAGCTGGCCACCGCCATCTCGGGCCTGCCCGAGCGCGAGCAGCTGGTGCTGTCGCTGTACTACGAGCAGGAACTGAACCTCAAGGAGATCGGCGCGGTGCTCGGGGTCAGCGAGTCGCGCGTCTGCCAGATCCACGGCCAGGCCGTGCTGCGCCTGCGCGGCCGCCTGTCCCAGTACGAATCACGCGACGCCGGTCTTGAAGACGACTGA
- a CDS encoding P-loop NTPase, which produces MNPAPLAPVRSIAITGGKGGVGKTNLSVNLAASLAALGKRTLLLDADLGLANVDVLLGLSPQHTLADLVAGRCELDEVILEGPNGMLVVPAASGRRHMAELQPAQHVGLVNVFNDLQRDLDVLVVDTAAGITDSVLTFCQAAQDAVVVVCDEPASITDAYALIKVLSRERGVDRVQVVANMVRSPAEGRGLYDKLSRVCERFLGDVSLNFLGAVPQCDWLRMAVQRQQAVATAYPASPSARAIAEIARRTARWQAPTAPRGNIEFFVDRMIRQGAAA; this is translated from the coding sequence ATGAATCCCGCACCGCTCGCCCCCGTCCGCAGCATCGCCATCACCGGCGGCAAGGGTGGTGTCGGCAAGACCAACCTGTCGGTGAACCTGGCCGCATCGCTGGCGGCGCTGGGCAAGCGCACCCTGCTGCTGGATGCGGACCTGGGCCTGGCCAACGTGGACGTGCTGCTGGGCCTGTCGCCGCAGCACACCCTGGCCGACCTGGTCGCCGGCCGCTGCGAGCTGGACGAGGTGATCCTGGAAGGCCCCAACGGGATGCTGGTGGTCCCGGCCGCGTCCGGTCGTCGGCACATGGCCGAGCTGCAACCCGCCCAGCACGTCGGCCTGGTCAATGTTTTCAATGACCTGCAGCGTGATCTTGATGTACTCGTTGTAGATACTGCCGCCGGCATCACCGACAGCGTGCTCACCTTCTGCCAGGCCGCGCAGGACGCGGTGGTGGTGGTCTGCGACGAGCCGGCCTCGATCACAGACGCCTACGCCCTGATCAAGGTCCTGTCCCGCGAACGCGGCGTGGACCGGGTCCAGGTCGTGGCCAACATGGTGCGCAGCCCGGCCGAGGGCCGCGGGCTGTACGACAAGCTGTCGCGGGTCTGCGAGCGCTTCCTCGGCGACGTCTCGCTCAACTTCCTCGGCGCGGTCCCGCAGTGCGACTGGCTGCGCATGGCGGTGCAGCGCCAGCAGGCCGTCGCCACCGCCTACCCGGCCAGCCCCTCGGCCCGCGCCATCGCCGAGATCGCCCGCCGCACCGCGCGCTGGCAGGCCCCGACGGCGCCGCGCGGCAACATCGAGTTCTTCGTCGACCGGATGATCCGGCAAGGCGCGGCCGCATGA
- the flhF gene encoding flagellar biosynthesis protein FlhF produces MKIKRFVAADMRTALRMVRAEHGPDAVILSNRRTEEGVEIVAASNYDEDAVQRALVEAQRASVPAPPPPAAMAEPTAPAPHDFAAAMAAALATPTARAVSVLPPEVVMAHPAQPAAPAAPAAPEPMPAPVAQAPVAPMAPAAPAAPALAAVPEAAPADDAQLRSMREELAQMRAMIEREMHRLTDERLRGSPVRLKAMELMEDYGFDAGITRDIVLELPADTPMHRGRGLMLGLISRRLPVCPVDPLEAGGVIALVGPTGAGKTTTIAKLAARFVAEHGPRDIALVTTDTHRIGGREQLYGYGRQLGIAVHEADSDAALVSLLQRLQDYRLVLVDTAGLGQRDRALASQLNWLRAARNVSTLLVLPANQHYADLDEVVRRFESARPQGVVLTKVDETGRLGSALSVVVDHQLPLTWMTDGQRVPEDLHRANAASLVLRLEDLRRAADKPNIPEHDHAAA; encoded by the coding sequence ATGAAGATCAAACGTTTCGTCGCCGCCGACATGCGTACCGCGCTGCGGATGGTCCGCGCCGAGCACGGGCCGGATGCCGTGATCCTCTCCAACCGCCGCACCGAGGAAGGCGTGGAGATCGTGGCCGCCAGCAACTACGACGAGGACGCGGTCCAGCGCGCCCTGGTCGAGGCCCAGCGCGCCAGCGTTCCGGCGCCGCCGCCGCCGGCCGCCATGGCCGAGCCGACCGCCCCGGCCCCGCACGACTTCGCCGCGGCCATGGCCGCCGCCCTGGCCACCCCGACCGCGCGTGCGGTGTCGGTGCTGCCGCCGGAGGTGGTGATGGCCCATCCCGCGCAGCCGGCCGCGCCCGCCGCGCCTGCCGCGCCCGAACCGATGCCGGCCCCGGTCGCCCAGGCTCCCGTCGCACCGATGGCCCCGGCGGCCCCGGCGGCCCCGGCGCTGGCCGCGGTGCCGGAAGCGGCGCCGGCCGACGACGCCCAGCTGCGCTCCATGCGCGAGGAACTGGCGCAGATGCGCGCCATGATCGAGCGCGAGATGCACCGCCTTACCGACGAGCGCCTGCGCGGCTCGCCGGTGCGGCTCAAGGCCATGGAGCTGATGGAGGATTACGGCTTCGACGCCGGGATCACCCGCGACATCGTCCTGGAGCTGCCGGCCGACACCCCGATGCATCGCGGCCGCGGCCTGATGCTGGGCCTGATCTCCCGGCGCCTGCCGGTGTGCCCGGTCGACCCGCTTGAGGCCGGTGGCGTGATCGCCCTGGTCGGCCCGACCGGCGCCGGCAAGACCACCACCATCGCCAAGCTGGCCGCCCGCTTCGTGGCCGAGCACGGCCCGCGCGACATCGCCCTGGTCACCACCGACACCCACCGCATCGGCGGCCGCGAACAGCTGTACGGCTACGGCCGCCAGCTCGGCATCGCGGTGCACGAGGCCGACAGCGATGCCGCCCTGGTCAGCCTGCTGCAGCGCCTGCAGGACTACCGCCTGGTGCTGGTCGACACCGCCGGCCTGGGCCAGCGCGACCGCGCCCTGGCCAGCCAGCTCAACTGGCTGCGCGCCGCCCGCAACGTCAGCACCCTGCTGGTCCTGCCGGCCAACCAGCACTACGCCGACCTGGACGAGGTCGTCCGCCGCTTCGAGTCGGCCCGTCCTCAGGGCGTGGTCCTGACCAAGGTCGACGAGACCGGCCGCCTCGGCAGCGCCCTGTCGGTGGTGGTCGACCACCAGCTACCGCTGACCTGGATGACCGACGGCCAGCGGGTCCCGGAGGACCTGCACCGCGCCAACGCCGCCAGCCTGGTGCTGCGCCTTGAAGATCTGCGCCGCGCTGCCGATAAGCCGAACATCCCGGAGCACGACCATGCCGCCGCATGA
- the flhA gene encoding flagellar biosynthesis protein FlhA, which produces MGRRLLEMARNGAGAPLLVLALLAMVVVPLPPLVLDALFSFNIAISLVVLLAVVYVKRPLDFTIFPIILLTTTMLRLALNVASTRVILLHGQGGHDAAGKVIAAFGEFVVGGNYAVGIVVFAILTIINFVVITKGSGRISEVTARFILDAMPGKQMAIDADLNAGLITREEAKLRRDEVREEADFYGSMDGASKFIRGDAIAGILILFINLLGGFAVGMLQHGMAAADAASTYTLLSIGDGLVAQLPALLVSSAVAMLVTRASRAQDMGKAMVGQAFGQHKALGVAAAILLLVGMVPGMPNVAFLTLGAALAYAAWKMWQRDQQERAASALAEAAGPAVAPGQPTGELDWDELRPVDPLGLEVGYRLIPLVDKSQGGELMARIKGVRRKLTHEIGFLIPPVHIRDNLELQATQYRLLVHGVPVATAEVHPDRELALDPGGALGQIDGIKGKDPAFGLDAVWIQSHQRAQAEAMGYTVVDPATVVATHLSHLVREHAPELLGHEEVQQLLATLARSAPKLAEDLVPKTLQLSVVARVLQNLLVERIPIRQLRKIAETLVEHGAYSQDPAVLTAAVRNTLGRFIVQEIAGASPELPVFTLAAPLERVLQESSQGNGAAVLEPGLAERLQQSLADCAGRQEAKGEPAVVLVPATVRASLARLVRHSVPSLSVLAYTEVPEDKRLKLVGTIS; this is translated from the coding sequence ATGGGCCGCCGCCTGCTGGAAATGGCCCGCAACGGCGCCGGCGCACCGCTGCTGGTCCTGGCCCTGCTGGCGATGGTGGTGGTGCCGCTGCCGCCGCTGGTCCTGGACGCGCTCTTCAGCTTCAACATCGCCATCTCGCTGGTGGTGCTGCTGGCGGTGGTCTACGTGAAGCGCCCGCTGGACTTCACGATCTTCCCGATCATCCTGCTGACCACCACCATGCTGCGGCTGGCGCTGAACGTGGCGTCCACCCGCGTGATCCTGCTCCACGGCCAGGGCGGCCATGACGCCGCCGGCAAGGTGATCGCCGCCTTCGGCGAGTTCGTGGTCGGTGGCAACTACGCGGTCGGCATCGTGGTGTTCGCGATCCTGACCATCATCAACTTCGTGGTCATCACCAAGGGCTCGGGCCGCATCTCCGAGGTGACCGCGCGCTTCATCCTCGACGCCATGCCCGGCAAGCAGATGGCGATCGACGCCGACCTCAACGCCGGCCTGATCACCCGCGAGGAAGCCAAGCTCCGCCGCGACGAGGTCCGCGAGGAAGCCGACTTCTACGGCTCCATGGACGGTGCCAGCAAGTTCATCCGCGGCGACGCCATCGCCGGCATCCTGATCCTGTTCATCAACCTGCTGGGTGGCTTCGCCGTCGGCATGCTCCAGCACGGCATGGCCGCCGCCGACGCGGCCTCGACCTACACCCTGCTGTCCATCGGCGACGGCCTGGTGGCGCAGCTGCCGGCCCTGCTGGTGTCCTCGGCCGTGGCCATGCTGGTCACCCGGGCCTCGCGCGCCCAGGACATGGGCAAGGCGATGGTCGGCCAGGCCTTCGGCCAGCACAAGGCGCTGGGCGTCGCCGCCGCCATCCTGCTGCTGGTCGGCATGGTCCCGGGCATGCCCAACGTCGCTTTTCTGACGCTCGGCGCGGCCCTGGCATACGCGGCCTGGAAGATGTGGCAGCGCGACCAGCAGGAACGGGCCGCCAGCGCCCTCGCCGAAGCCGCCGGCCCGGCGGTGGCGCCCGGCCAGCCCACCGGCGAGCTGGACTGGGACGAGCTGCGCCCGGTCGACCCGCTGGGCCTGGAGGTCGGCTACCGCCTGATCCCCCTGGTGGACAAGAGCCAGGGCGGCGAGCTGATGGCCCGGATCAAGGGCGTGCGCCGCAAGCTGACCCACGAGATCGGCTTCCTGATCCCGCCGGTCCACATCCGCGACAACCTGGAACTGCAGGCCACCCAGTACCGGCTGCTGGTGCATGGCGTGCCGGTGGCCACCGCCGAGGTCCACCCGGACCGCGAGCTGGCCCTGGACCCGGGCGGCGCGCTCGGCCAGATCGACGGCATCAAGGGCAAGGACCCGGCGTTCGGGCTGGACGCGGTATGGATCCAGTCGCACCAGCGCGCCCAGGCCGAGGCCATGGGCTACACGGTGGTCGACCCGGCCACCGTGGTCGCCACCCACCTGTCCCACCTGGTGCGCGAGCACGCCCCGGAACTGCTGGGCCACGAGGAAGTGCAGCAGCTGCTGGCCACCCTCGCCCGCAGCGCGCCGAAGCTGGCCGAGGACCTGGTGCCCAAGACCCTGCAGCTGTCGGTGGTCGCCCGCGTGCTGCAGAACCTGCTGGTCGAGCGCATCCCGATCCGGCAGCTGCGCAAGATCGCCGAGACCCTGGTCGAGCACGGCGCCTACAGCCAGGACCCGGCGGTGCTCACCGCCGCGGTACGCAACACCCTGGGGCGTTTCATCGTCCAGGAGATCGCCGGCGCCTCGCCGGAGCTGCCGGTATTCACCCTGGCCGCGCCTCTGGAACGGGTCTTGCAGGAGTCCTCGCAGGGCAACGGCGCCGCGGTGCTGGAGCCCGGGCTGGCAGAACGCCTGCAGCAGAGCCTGGCCGATTGCGCCGGGCGGCAGGAGGCGAAGGGCGAGCCGGCGGTGGTCCTGGTACCGGCCACCGTGCGCGCCTCGCTGGCGCGGCTGGTGCGCCACAGCGTGCCGTCGCTGTCGGTCCTGGCCTACACCGAGGTACCGGAAGACAAGCGGCTGAAGCTGGTCGGAACGATTAGTTGA